One Lepus europaeus isolate LE1 chromosome 7, mLepTim1.pri, whole genome shotgun sequence DNA segment encodes these proteins:
- the ELF5 gene encoding ETS-related transcription factor Elf-5 isoform X1 encodes MLDSVAHSSFLPNTSFCDPLMSWTDLFSNEEYYPAFDHQTACDSYWTSVHPEYWTKRHVWEWLQFCCDQYKLDANCISFCHFNISGLQLCSMTQEEFAEAAGVCGEYLYFILQNIRTQGYSFFNDAEETKATIKDYADSNCLKTSGIKSQDCHSHSRTGLQSSHLWEFVRDLLLSPEENCGILEWEDRDQGIFRVVKSEALAKMWGQRKKNDRMTYEKLSRALRYYYKTGILERVDRRLVYKFGKNAHGWQEDKL; translated from the exons ATGCTGGACTCAGTGGCACACAGCTCCTTCCTGCCCAACACGTCCTTCTGCGACCCACTCATGTCGTGGACCGATCTGTTCAGCAACGAAGAGTATTACCCCGCCTTTGACCATCAGACAG cCTGCGACTCCTACTGGACCTCGGTGCACCCTGAGTACTGGACCAAGCGGCACGTGTGGGAATGGCTGCAGTTCTGCTGCGATCAGTACAAGCTGGACGCCAACTGCATCTCCTTCTGCCACTTCAACATCAGCGGGCTGCAGCTGTGCAGCATGACGCAGGAGGAGTTCGCCGAGGCGGCCGGCGTCTGCGGGGAGTACCTGTACTTCATCCTGCAGAACATCCGCACCCAAG GTTACTCCTTTTTCAACGACGCTGAAGAGACCAAGGCCACCATCAAAGATT ATGCTGACTCCAACTGCTTGAAAACCAGTGGCATCAAAAGTCAGGACTGTCACAGTCACAGCCGAACAG GCCTCCAAAGTTCTCACCTGTGGGAATTTGTGCGCGACCTGCTTCTATCTCCTGAAGAAAACTGTGGCATTCTGGAGTGGGAAGACAGGGACCAAGGGATTTTTCGTGTGGTTAAATCGGAAGccctggcaaagatgtggggacaGAGGAAGAAGAACGACAGGATGACGTATGAGAAGCTGAGCAGAGCGCTGAG GTACTACTATAAAACGGGCATTTTGGAGCGGGTTGACCGAAGGTTAGTGTACAAATTTGGAAAAAAcgcacacgggtggcaggaagaCAAGCTATGA
- the ELF5 gene encoding ETS-related transcription factor Elf-5 isoform X2 yields the protein MLDSVAHSSFLPNTSFCDPLMSWTDLFSNEEYYPAFDHQTDADSNCLKTSGIKSQDCHSHSRTGLQSSHLWEFVRDLLLSPEENCGILEWEDRDQGIFRVVKSEALAKMWGQRKKNDRMTYEKLSRALRYYYKTGILERVDRRLVYKFGKNAHGWQEDKL from the exons ATGCTGGACTCAGTGGCACACAGCTCCTTCCTGCCCAACACGTCCTTCTGCGACCCACTCATGTCGTGGACCGATCTGTTCAGCAACGAAGAGTATTACCCCGCCTTTGACCATCAGACAG ATGCTGACTCCAACTGCTTGAAAACCAGTGGCATCAAAAGTCAGGACTGTCACAGTCACAGCCGAACAG GCCTCCAAAGTTCTCACCTGTGGGAATTTGTGCGCGACCTGCTTCTATCTCCTGAAGAAAACTGTGGCATTCTGGAGTGGGAAGACAGGGACCAAGGGATTTTTCGTGTGGTTAAATCGGAAGccctggcaaagatgtggggacaGAGGAAGAAGAACGACAGGATGACGTATGAGAAGCTGAGCAGAGCGCTGAG GTACTACTATAAAACGGGCATTTTGGAGCGGGTTGACCGAAGGTTAGTGTACAAATTTGGAAAAAAcgcacacgggtggcaggaagaCAAGCTATGA